One segment of Brassica napus cultivar Da-Ae chromosome C3, Da-Ae, whole genome shotgun sequence DNA contains the following:
- the LOC111213406 gene encoding BAG family molecular chaperone regulator 1-like, with protein MMRNKPTNLPATNGGRVSGAGGGGRESGGHDWEMRPGGMLVQKRNPDSDPVGAKPPPMVRVRVKYGSVYHEISISPHASFGELKKMLSGPTGIHHQDQKLMYKDKERDSKAFLDVSGVKDKSKMVLIEDPISQEKRFLEMRKIAKTEKASKAISDISLEVDRLGGRVSAFEMVIKKGGKVAEKDLVTVIELLMNELIKLDGIVAEGDVKLQRKMQVKRVQNYVEALDVLKVKNSMANGQQKQSSRQRLATIQEHRQEQKPIQSLMDMPINYKQRKQEIEEEPGAGPNLMDSSTKWETFDHHTATTTPLSSANNHAIPLRFNWEFFD; from the exons ATGATGAGAAACAAACCGACAAATCTCCCGGCGACGAACGGTGGCAGAGTCTCCGGCGCCGGCGGTGGCGGCAGGGAGTCAGGCGGTCATGATTGGGAGATGAGACCAGGAGGAATGTTGGTTCAGAAACGTAACCCGGATTCGGATCCTGTCGGAGCTAAACCGCCGCCGATGGTTAGAGTCAGAGTCAAGTACGGTTCGGTCTACCATGAGATCAGTATTAGTCCTCATGCTTCATTTG GGGAGCTAAAGAAGATGTTGAGTGGACCAACGGGTATACACCATCAAGACCAAAAGCTAATGTACAAAGACAAAGAAAGAGACTCAAAGGCCTTTCTCGACGTTTCGGGAGTGAAAGATAAATCCAAGATGGTGCTTATCGAAGACCCGATTAGCCAAGAGAAACGTTTCTTGGAGATGAGGAAgatcgccaaaaccgaaaaggCGTCTAAAGCGATTTCCGATATTAGCCTCGAAGTTGATAGACTCGGAGGACGT GTTTCCGCGTTTGAGATGGTAATTAAAAAAGGAGGGAAAGTTGCGGAGAAGGATCTTGTAACGGTGATTGAGCTGTTGATGAATGAGTTGATCAAGCTGGATGGGATTGTAGCTGAAGGTGATGTGAAGTTACAAAGAAAGATGCAG GTGAAGAGAGTGCAGAACTATGTGGAAGCACTTGATGTTTTGAAGGTGAAGAACTCTATGGCTAATGGGCAGCAGAAACAGTCTAGTCGTCAGAGACTTGCAACGATTCAAGAACATAGGCAAGAACAGAAGCCGATACAATCGCTTATGGACATGCCTATAAACTACAAACAGAGGAAGCAAGAGATTGAAGAGGAGCCAGGAGCAGGACCAAATCTTATGGATTCTTCTACTAAATGGGAAACATTTGATCATCATACCGCGACGACAACTCCATTGAGCTCTGCAAATAATCATGCCATCCCACTCAGGTTCAATTGGGAATTCTTTGATTGa
- the LOC106383855 gene encoding uncharacterized protein LOC106383855 gives MLGEAKVLVEIELDKPFPQKVAAWDKQGNYSMIDVEYTWLPSKCEKCGHLGHKAKRCLSTSQQTTPAKDHVLVVVDVSASPTSVGASSPKVNAISHPSMDQVKAADEPSSCQVDSFVKSAAVEVDFSPVVSGFNTTIVSSSPTIDMSSLASITLLENMCTSPSIICINDTIETPTQEPAQHHSATTTSPEYTSTSNGACLDEPDLGSNKFASLLNVEEDEEDILEFDNDSEPMDYMSPFGKRILRERPVKPTTKAKEMHSQSTSRGRGSRGRSRGNRGRRG, from the coding sequence ATGCTAGGAGAAGCAAAAGTTTTGGTGGAAATTGAGCTTGATAAGCCTTTTCCTCAAAAAGTCGCAGCATGGGATAAGCAAGGGAACTACTCCATGATCGATGTTGAATACACTTGGCTTCCTTCCAAGTGTGAGAAGTGTGGTCATCTTGGTCACAAGGCAAAGAGATGTTTGTCCACATCTCAACAAACTACTCCAGCAAAGGATCATGTATTGGTGGTTGTGGATGTTTCTGCATCTCCTACAAGCGTGGGTGCTTCATCTCCTAAGGTAAATGCTATCTCTCATCCGTCGATGGATCAGGTTAAAGCTGCTGATGAACCTAGTAGCTGCCAAGTGGATTCTTTTGTTAAATCTGCTGCTGTTGAGGTAGATTTTTCACCGGTAGTCTCAGGTTTCAACACAACTATTGTTTCATCTTCCCCTACGATTGACATGTCTTCATTGGCGTCAATCACGTTACTTGAGAACATGTGTACCTCTCCTTCAATTATCTGCATCAACGACACAATTGAGACTCCAACTCAGGAGCCTGCCCAACATCATTCAGCCACTACAACTTCTCCAGAATATACAAGCACCAGCAATGGAGCTTGTCTCGATGAACCTGACTTGGGTTCTAACAAATTTGCTTCTTTGCTCAATGTGGAGGAGGACGAAGAAGATATTCTAGAATTTGATAATGATTCAGAGCCGATGGATTACATGTCACCATTTGGGAAAAGAATCCTGCGAGAAAGGCCCGTAAAACCAACTACAAAGGCTAAGGAGATGCATTCGCAATCCACAAGCCGTGGACGGGGGAGTCGAGGCCGAAGCCGTGGGAATCGTGGTAGACGTGGCTAG
- the LOC106387874 gene encoding putative F-box/FBD/LRR-repeat protein At5g56810 produces the protein MSAVKLGTEDVTFSDMISNLPDDLLIQILSLVSISEAMNTSLLSKRWESLWKMMPVLKYVEKSCPTMTSQGFVEFCRRSLQLHEAPVLKALTIKLQLQSVPLILSSLPETVFQKLVVLKLHMIRYLVFDDSPPRRYFSAGKPSVCFRSLKGLHLRSVSFCDEQYFCRLISACPLLEDVFFDTVRTCSPKTIFLPPPQKRLEISTPCLKYLKIKNITGRLIFTKDMPNLVEATLEVDPSQTSDFLRILTSVEFLSIHLYANEVILVLSYLKKLSLFSLFFVILVMFLTCRFCFLPIKFLSGFFV, from the coding sequence ATGTCAGCTGTAAAACTAGGAACAGAAGATGTTACGTTCTCGGATATGATCAGTAATTTACCAGACGATTTGCTCATTCAAATTCTCTCATTAGTCTCAATAAGCGAGGCAATGAATACAAGCTTACTCTCTAAACGATGGGAATCTCTGTGGAAGATGATGCCTGTACTTAAATACGTTGAAAAATCTTGTCCGACCATGACTTCCCAAGGATTTGTCGAGTTTTGCCGCAGGTCGTTGCAACTACATGAAGCTCCTGTTCTCAAAGCCCTAACTATCAAACTACAGTTACAATCTGTTCCACTTATACTCAGTAGTTTGCCTGAAACAGTCTTCCAAAAACTGGTCGTCCTGAAACTCCACATGATCCGGTATCTTGTATTTGATGATTCACCACCACGAAGATACTTTTCAGCAGGTAAACCATCGGTTTGTTTCCGGTCCCTGAAAGGTTTGCACCTCAGAAGTGTGAGTTTCTGTGACGAACAATATTTCTGCAGGCTAATATCGGCCTGTCCTCTTCTTGAAGATGTCTTCTTCGATACAGTTAGAACTTGCTCACCCAAAACTATTTTTCTGCCCCCTCCTCAAAAGAGACTCGAGATAAGCACTCCTTGTTTGAAGTACTTAAAGATCAAAAACATCACTGGTCGTCTCATATTTACAAAGGATATGCCTAATTTGGTGGAGGCTACCCTTGAAGTTGATCCTTCTCAAACTAGTGATTTTCTCCGAATTCTTACTTCGGTCGAGTTTCTTTCGATACATTTATATGCTAATGAGGTAATCCTGGTCTTGTCTTATTTGAAAAAACTATCACTCTTTTCATTATTTTTCGTAATTCTTGTAATGTTTCTGACGTGCAGGTTCTGCTTCTTGCCGATAAAATTTCTCAGCGGCTTCTTCGTCTAG